Proteins from one Caulobacter sp. 73W genomic window:
- the rfbA gene encoding glucose-1-phosphate thymidylyltransferase RfbA: MRRGIILAGGAGTRLHPLTLAVSKQLLPIYDKPMIYYPLSVLMLTGIREVLIITTPEDADAFKRLLGDGSRVGMKLTYAVQPSPDGLAQAFILGEAFLDGGPSALVLGDNIFYGAQFGGRLAAANEREQGATIFGYTVADPGRYGVVDFAPDGRVLSIEEKPAKPKSNYAVTGLYFYDAQAPALAHTLKPSPRGELEITDLNRLYLESGDLRVEQLGRGFTWLDTGTHDSLIQAGEFVRTLEQRQGLRIGSIEEIAFNKGWIDADALLAAAGGVRNDYSDYLRGLALGEITPSAV; this comes from the coding sequence ATGCGACGTGGGATCATTCTGGCGGGCGGCGCCGGCACGCGGCTGCACCCGCTGACCTTGGCGGTGTCCAAGCAACTGCTGCCCATCTACGACAAGCCGATGATCTACTATCCGCTATCGGTACTGATGCTGACCGGCATTCGCGAGGTGCTGATCATCACCACGCCCGAAGATGCGGACGCCTTTAAACGCCTGCTGGGCGACGGATCGCGGGTCGGCATGAAGCTGACCTATGCCGTCCAGCCCTCGCCCGACGGCCTGGCTCAGGCGTTCATCCTGGGCGAAGCGTTCCTCGACGGTGGTCCAAGCGCCCTCGTCCTGGGCGACAACATCTTCTACGGGGCGCAGTTCGGAGGCCGGCTCGCGGCCGCGAATGAACGCGAACAGGGCGCCACTATCTTTGGCTACACGGTGGCGGATCCCGGCCGCTATGGCGTCGTGGATTTCGCGCCCGACGGCCGCGTCCTGTCGATCGAGGAAAAGCCGGCCAAGCCGAAGTCCAACTACGCGGTGACCGGGCTCTACTTCTATGACGCCCAGGCGCCGGCCCTCGCCCACACGCTCAAGCCCTCGCCGCGAGGCGAGCTGGAAATCACCGACCTCAACCGCCTTTATCTGGAGAGCGGCGACCTGCGGGTCGAGCAGCTCGGCCGCGGCTTCACCTGGCTAGACACTGGCACCCACGACAGCCTGATCCAGGCCGGGGAGTTCGTCCGCACCCTGGAACAGCGCCAGGGCTTGAGGATCGGGTCGATTGAGGAGATCGCTTTCAACAAGGGATGGATCGACGCCGATGCGCTCCTCGCCGCCGCGGGCGGCGTGCGTAATGACTATTCCGACTATCTGCGGGGGCTTGCGCTCGGCGAGATCACCCCCAGCGCAGTCTAA
- the vapB gene encoding type II toxin-antitoxin system VapB family antitoxin, with protein sequence MEVIMVRTSLFLSNRSQAVRLPRDVAFPEGVSAVTIVKEGKKRIIMPANAAWDDFFDEPGIDLGPRMQPSQSDRETF encoded by the coding sequence ATGGAGGTCATCATGGTTCGAACTTCTCTTTTTCTTTCCAACCGCTCGCAGGCGGTTCGCTTGCCTAGGGATGTCGCTTTTCCTGAAGGCGTCAGCGCGGTCACCATCGTCAAGGAAGGCAAGAAGCGGATCATCATGCCTGCCAACGCCGCCTGGGACGATTTTTTCGACGAACCCGGCATCGACCTAGGCCCGCGTATGCAGCCGTCTCAGTCGGATCGAGAAACATTCTGA
- the vapC gene encoding tRNA(fMet)-specific endonuclease VapC yields the protein MLRYALDTNLCIRVLRDRPPQARERFNATSDSLSISTVVLTELLVGARKSDRPEQNLARVEHFADRLEVLAFDAAAADHAADIRARLEAKGSPIGAYDVLIAGHARSQGLILITGNLREFQRVEGLRCEDWLAAKS from the coding sequence ATGCTACGGTACGCACTCGATACGAACCTTTGCATCAGAGTGCTGCGGGACCGCCCGCCGCAAGCGCGAGAGCGCTTTAACGCGACAAGCGACAGTCTGAGCATATCAACAGTTGTGCTGACGGAGTTGTTGGTAGGCGCGAGAAAATCAGACCGCCCCGAGCAAAACTTAGCCCGGGTCGAGCACTTCGCGGATCGGCTCGAAGTCCTCGCCTTCGATGCAGCAGCCGCGGACCATGCCGCGGACATCCGCGCGCGGCTCGAGGCCAAAGGATCGCCGATTGGGGCTTATGACGTGCTCATAGCGGGTCACGCCCGAAGCCAAGGACTGATCCTGATCACCGGAAATCTGCGAGAATTTCAGCGCGTTGAAGGATTGCGCTGCGAGGACTGGCTCGCGGCGAAGAGCTAG
- a CDS encoding type II toxin-antitoxin system VapC family toxin — protein sequence MILVDSSVWVGHFREPNDQLVRLLEGRQVLCHPFISGEIALGNLRRRDIVLTSLRRLPQAVVARDSEVTDLVERKSLHGRGVGYFDVHLLASALVTPDAQLWSNDRRLALIASELGVAFLAAH from the coding sequence ATGATCCTGGTCGATTCTTCGGTATGGGTCGGGCATTTTCGCGAACCGAACGACCAGCTTGTTCGGCTGCTCGAGGGGCGGCAGGTGCTCTGTCACCCTTTCATCTCGGGCGAAATCGCTCTTGGAAACCTGCGCCGGAGAGACATTGTTCTGACGTCCTTGAGGCGCTTGCCCCAGGCCGTTGTCGCGCGCGATAGCGAAGTGACGGACCTTGTCGAACGTAAGTCGCTTCACGGGCGAGGCGTCGGATATTTTGATGTTCACCTGCTGGCTTCAGCGCTCGTGACGCCCGACGCGCAACTTTGGTCGAATGATCGAAGGCTGGCGCTCATCGCCTCTGAGTTGGGCGTCGCCTTCTTGGCAGCGCACTAG
- a CDS encoding type II toxin-antitoxin system VapB family antitoxin, protein MDDDLLAEAQALLGLKEKSALVREALKALIERESARRLAALGGSEPGLEPIARRRSFPA, encoded by the coding sequence ATGGACGACGACCTCCTGGCTGAAGCGCAGGCTCTGCTGGGACTAAAGGAAAAGTCTGCTTTGGTTCGAGAGGCCCTCAAGGCGTTGATCGAACGTGAGAGCGCTCGCCGGCTTGCAGCGTTGGGCGGGTCAGAGCCGGGGCTTGAACCTATCGCACGCAGGCGTTCCTTCCCCGCATGA
- a CDS encoding threonine ammonia-lyase, with protein sequence MTLDLEAIRAAAARLEGHIERTPCRHSKTLSKITGAEVWVKFENLQFTAAYKERGALNKLLLLSEAEKKRGVIAASAGNHAQGLAYHATRLGVPVTIVMPRTTPFVKVQHTRDFGAEVVIDGETYDDANATARRLQEERGLVFVHPFDDYDVMAGQGTIALEMLDKVPDLEILPVPIGGGGLISGVATAAKALSPDIRIIGCEPAMYPSFTARMRGVTAQCGGQTIAEGIAVKQVGEKTYGQVRPLIDDVLLLEEPYMEQAVSLYANVEKTIAEGAGAASLAALLAYPERFRGKKCGLILCGGNIDTRLLASVLTRELVRAQRLVSLRIVGDDRPGLLATVSQTIGDYGANIIEVAHNRLALDVPAKGAEFDVTIETRDAQHTQEIIDALRAAGYPPRTV encoded by the coding sequence ATGACCCTCGACCTTGAGGCCATCCGCGCCGCCGCAGCGCGCCTGGAAGGCCACATCGAACGCACGCCCTGCCGTCACTCCAAGACGCTGTCCAAGATCACGGGCGCCGAGGTGTGGGTGAAATTCGAGAACCTGCAGTTCACCGCCGCCTACAAGGAGCGCGGCGCGCTCAACAAGCTGCTGCTGCTGTCCGAGGCCGAAAAGAAGCGCGGCGTCATTGCCGCCAGCGCCGGCAACCACGCCCAGGGCCTGGCCTATCACGCCACCCGTCTGGGCGTGCCGGTGACCATCGTCATGCCGCGCACCACGCCGTTCGTGAAGGTGCAGCATACCCGCGATTTTGGCGCCGAGGTGGTGATCGACGGCGAGACCTATGACGACGCCAACGCCACGGCGCGCCGGCTGCAAGAAGAGCGCGGCCTGGTCTTTGTGCATCCCTTCGACGACTACGACGTCATGGCCGGCCAGGGCACCATCGCGCTCGAGATGCTCGACAAGGTTCCGGACCTGGAGATCCTGCCCGTGCCGATCGGCGGCGGCGGTCTGATCAGCGGCGTGGCCACGGCGGCCAAGGCCTTGAGCCCCGACATCCGAATCATCGGCTGCGAGCCGGCCATGTATCCGTCCTTCACCGCCCGCATGCGCGGCGTCACCGCCCAGTGCGGCGGCCAGACCATCGCCGAAGGCATCGCGGTCAAGCAGGTCGGCGAGAAGACCTATGGCCAGGTCCGCCCCCTGATCGACGACGTCCTCCTGCTTGAGGAGCCGTACATGGAGCAGGCGGTATCGCTCTACGCCAATGTCGAGAAGACCATCGCCGAGGGCGCCGGGGCGGCCTCGCTCGCCGCCCTGCTCGCCTACCCCGAGCGCTTCCGGGGCAAAAAGTGCGGCCTGATCCTGTGCGGCGGCAACATCGACACCCGCCTGCTGGCCTCGGTCCTGACCCGCGAACTGGTGCGCGCCCAGCGCCTGGTGTCCCTTCGCATCGTCGGCGACGACCGTCCGGGCCTGCTGGCCACCGTCTCGCAGACCATCGGCGACTATGGCGCGAACATCATCGAGGTGGCCCACAACCGCCTCGCCCTGGACGTGCCGGCCAAGGGCGCGGAGTTCGATGTGACCATCGAGACCCGCGACGCCCAGCACACCCAGGAAATCATCGACGCCCTGCGCGCCGCCGGCTATCCGCCGCGCACCGTCTAA
- a CDS encoding FKBP-type peptidyl-prolyl cis-trans isomerase: protein MFKKIALALAATLALVGCGPSKEAKANLAASDAFMAENAKKPGVVTLPSGLQYQVVRSGPETGGHPTLKDEVKVHYEGKLLDGTVFDSSYERGAPATFPLEGLVPAWREAIPLMRPGDEWTLFVPPSLGYGAQDKGPIPGNSVMVFRIELIDFLSAGGAPAQG, encoded by the coding sequence ATGTTCAAGAAGATCGCCCTGGCGCTCGCCGCCACCCTCGCCCTGGTCGGCTGCGGCCCAAGCAAGGAGGCCAAGGCCAACCTCGCCGCCTCGGACGCCTTCATGGCCGAGAACGCCAAGAAGCCGGGCGTGGTCACCCTTCCCAGCGGCCTGCAGTACCAGGTCGTCCGCTCGGGCCCCGAGACCGGCGGCCACCCGACCCTCAAGGACGAGGTGAAGGTTCACTACGAAGGCAAGCTGCTGGACGGCACCGTATTCGACAGCTCCTACGAGCGCGGCGCCCCGGCGACCTTCCCGCTGGAAGGCTTGGTCCCGGCCTGGCGCGAGGCGATCCCGCTGATGCGCCCGGGCGACGAATGGACCCTCTTCGTGCCGCCGTCGCTGGGCTACGGCGCCCAGGACAAGGGCCCGATCCCCGGCAACAGCGTGATGGTCTTCCGCATCGAGCTGATCGACTTCCTGTCGGCCGGCGGAGCCCCGGCCCAGGGCTGA
- a CDS encoding DUF808 domain-containing protein, which yields MASGLVALLDDVAGIAKIAAASVDDIGAAAGKAGSKAVGVVIDDTAVTPGYAMGFTPDRELPIVWKIALGSIRNKMLFLLPGALLLSAFAPWLVTPILMCGGAYLCFEAAEKIIEKLLPHGEHEETQGLALSAKDLENQKVSGAIRTDLILSAEIMAIALSEVSDQSLAIQAAALAVVGLLITVVVYGAVAFIVKMDDIGLNLARRRPAGVKTLGRGMVKAMPGIMKALTYIGTVAMLWVGGGIVVHGLDHFGLSAVEHAVEVVSHAAATVPGIGAASGWAAMAAAYAAFGLVVGAVIAGIIHLIPKRKKA from the coding sequence ATGGCCTCGGGACTAGTCGCACTGCTGGATGACGTGGCAGGCATCGCCAAGATCGCCGCCGCCTCGGTGGACGATATCGGCGCGGCCGCCGGCAAGGCCGGGTCGAAGGCCGTCGGGGTGGTGATCGACGATACCGCCGTCACCCCCGGCTACGCCATGGGGTTCACGCCGGACCGTGAGCTGCCGATCGTCTGGAAAATCGCGCTGGGCTCGATCCGCAACAAGATGCTGTTCCTGTTGCCGGGGGCGCTGCTGCTCAGCGCGTTCGCGCCCTGGCTGGTGACCCCAATCTTGATGTGCGGGGGCGCCTATCTGTGCTTCGAAGCCGCCGAGAAGATCATTGAGAAGCTGCTCCCCCATGGCGAGCATGAGGAGACGCAAGGCTTGGCGCTGAGCGCCAAGGATCTGGAGAACCAGAAGGTCTCGGGCGCCATCCGCACCGACCTGATCTTGTCGGCCGAGATCATGGCCATCGCGCTTTCGGAGGTGTCGGACCAGTCTTTGGCTATCCAGGCCGCCGCCCTGGCGGTGGTCGGCCTGCTGATCACCGTGGTGGTCTATGGCGCGGTCGCCTTCATCGTGAAGATGGACGACATCGGCCTCAACCTGGCCCGCCGCCGGCCAGCCGGCGTCAAGACCCTGGGGCGCGGCATGGTCAAGGCCATGCCGGGGATCATGAAGGCGCTGACCTATATCGGCACCGTCGCCATGCTGTGGGTGGGCGGCGGCATCGTGGTGCACGGGCTCGACCACTTCGGCCTGTCCGCCGTGGAGCACGCGGTGGAGGTCGTCAGCCATGCCGCCGCGACCGTTCCCGGCATCGGGGCGGCCAGCGGGTGGGCGGCCATGGCCGCCGCCTACGCGGCCTTCGGCCTGGTGGTCGGCGCGGTCATCGCCGGGATCATCCACCTGATCCCCAAGCGCAAGAAGGCTTAA